The genomic region GATCCGGATTCCTGGTCCAGGAGCCAATTCCTGAACTCCACGGACGCCGGATCGATCATCCAACCTCTTTCAATTACATAAAACAAGCTTGCGTTTACCGCCGCAACGCATCCCTGAATCAGCGAAACATCCGCCGCGGCGCGTATTCGTTCCACGCCGGGAAACTCCCTTCCGGGCTCCGCGGCGTCGGCCAGGTAGACGGCCAGTCCGACTTTGGATAATCCGGGCTTGCCGACCGTGTGCCACCGAATCGCTTCCAGTATTTCGGGATCGGCCACCCCGAATTTAATCCGGGCGATTTCGGCACCCGCTTTGGCATGAAGCAACCAGTGGCTGCTTCGTTCAATCGAAGTGATAAGGATACCAAAATCGCCGCAAAGTCTCAACAGCTCTTCCGGCGGAAG from bacterium harbors:
- a CDS encoding HD domain-containing protein; the protein is MTDELKDIELKFRRLSASISDEIPAPLYLHSLGVARTAAGYLLAEDKKSAVGAYQAGLLHDIAKPLPPEELLRLCGDFGILITSIERSSHWLLHAKAGAEIARIKFGVADPEILEAIRWHTVGKPGLSKVGLAVYLADAAEPGREFPGVERIRAAADVSLIQGCVAAVNASLFYVIERGWMIDPASVEFRNWLLDQESGSTG